Proteins encoded by one window of Planctomycetota bacterium:
- the dapB gene encoding 4-hydroxy-tetrahydrodipicolinate reductase: MVRVLINGAGGRMGRRLIALAAEDRELAVAGAFERPDHPDLGKDAGALAGVPPLGVALSARCDVAADVAIDFSHADSALEMIAWCAARGLAVVVGTTGLGAEGHKRLDAAATRIPCLLAPNMSLGVNVLLRLVREAAAALGDAYDVEIVEAHHNKKKDAPSGTALALGEAAAAGLKRNLPDVAVHGRHGMVGERTVKEIGFHAVRAGDIVGDHTVIFGGQGERVEVRHIATSRDTFARGALRAAKFLAGKPPGRYAMADVLGLK, translated from the coding sequence ATGGTCCGCGTATTGATCAACGGCGCGGGGGGCCGCATGGGCCGCCGCCTCATCGCTCTGGCCGCCGAGGACCGGGAACTCGCCGTCGCCGGCGCGTTCGAGCGCCCCGACCACCCCGACCTGGGCAAGGACGCCGGGGCGCTGGCCGGCGTGCCGCCGCTGGGCGTCGCGCTATCGGCCCGTTGCGACGTGGCGGCCGACGTGGCGATTGACTTCTCGCACGCCGATTCGGCGCTGGAGATGATCGCGTGGTGCGCGGCGCGCGGGCTCGCGGTGGTGGTGGGCACCACGGGCCTGGGCGCCGAGGGCCACAAGCGCCTCGACGCGGCGGCGACGCGCATCCCGTGCCTGCTCGCGCCGAACATGAGCCTGGGGGTGAACGTGCTGCTGCGCCTGGTGCGCGAGGCGGCGGCGGCGCTGGGCGACGCCTACGACGTGGAGATCGTGGAGGCGCACCACAACAAGAAGAAGGACGCGCCCAGCGGCACGGCCCTGGCCCTCGGCGAGGCGGCGGCGGCCGGCCTCAAGCGGAATCTCCCCGACGTGGCCGTTCACGGCCGACACGGCATGGTCGGCGAACGCACGGTCAAGGAGATCGGCTTCCACGCCGTGCGCGCAGGCGACATCGTGGGCGACCACACGGTGATCTTCGGCGGCCAGGGCGAGCGGGTGGAGGTGCGCCACATCGCCACGAGCCGCGACACGTTCGCCCGCGGCGCGCTGCGCGCGGCCAAGTTCCTGGCGGGCAAGCCGCCGGGCCGCTACGCCATGGCCGACGTGCTGGGGCTGAAGTGA